In Glycine max cultivar Williams 82 chromosome 7, Glycine_max_v4.0, whole genome shotgun sequence, a single window of DNA contains:
- the LOC100790123 gene encoding protein O-glucosyltransferase 1 encodes MEKDNETYLKLFWGRSNHEKPCLLSKKGKSTALSTTVILLVCFVATFLVLTIWNTSTFAALSIPISIIPTTKPQEQEFPLSCTQNVTQTCSRDYPTIHTPTNPTRTCPSYFRWIHEDLWPWRERDRGITREMLEGARRTAHFRLVIVDGKLYVEKYKKAIQTRDVFTLWGILQLLRMYPGKVPDLELLFDCDDRPVVSKERFKGPNAPTPPLFRYCSDQWSLDIVFPDWSFWGWAEINIKPWKHVLKEIKEGNEKTKWKDRVPYAYWKGNPLVSPTRKDLMKCNVTEKDDWNTHLYIQDWDQESSKGYKKSNLGDQCTHRYKIYVEGWAWSVSEKYILACDSTTLYVRSRFHDFFVRGMVPLEHYWPIRDNSKCKSLKFAVEWGNNNTDKAQAIGEAGSKFIHEDMDMDYVYDYMFHLLNEYAKLQRFKPTIPQNAVEYCPETMACGVDGIQRRFMEDSMVKSPSDSNPCTLPPPYEPINLQDFLEKKASSIRQVETWEDQYWEKEKGGQ; translated from the exons ATGGAAAAGGACAACGAGACATATCTGAAGCTCTTTTGGGGGCGTTCTAATCATGAGAAGCCATGTTTGCTGTCAAAGAAGGGCAAAAGCACGGCACTTAGCACCACCGTGATTTTGCTCGTTTGCTTTGTAGCCACTTTCCTTGTTTTGACTATCTGGAATACG tcCACATTTGCAGCTCTTTCCATTCCAATCTCAATCATCCCCACAACAAAACCCCAAGAACAAGAATTCCCACTTAGTTGCACCCAAAACGTGACACAAACATGCTCAAGAGACTACCCTACTATACACACCCCCACCAACCCCACCCGCACCTGCCCCTCATATTTTAGATGGATCCACGAAGACCTATGGCCATGGAGAGAGAGGGACAGAGGGATCACAAGGGAAATGTTGGAGGGTGCAAGAAGAACAGCACACTTTAGGCTAGTGATTGTGGATGGGAAATTGTACGTGGAGAAGTATAAGAAGGCTATTCAGACGAGAGATGTGTTTACTTTGTGGGGCATATTGCAACTATTGAGAATGTACCCTGGTAAAGTGCCTGATTTGGAACTATTGTTTGATTGTGATGATAGGCCCGTTGTGTCAAAGGAGAGATTTAAAGGCCCAAATGCTCCCACCCCACCCTTGTTTAGGTATTGCTCGGATCAGTGGAGCTTGGATATTGTGTTCCCTGATTGGTCCTTTTGGGGATG gGCTGAGATAAATATAAAGCCATGGAAACATGTcctaaaagaaatcaaagaaggGAACGAAAAGACCAAGTGGAAGGACAGAGTACCATACGCCTATTGGAAGGGTAACCCTCTTGTTAGTCCAACTAGGAAAGACCTTATGAAGTGCAATGTCACAGAAAAAGATGACTGGAACACTCACCTATACATACag GATTGGGATCAAGAATCCAGTAAAGGGTACAAGAAATCCAACTTAGGAGACCAATGCACCCATAG GTATAAAATATACGTAGAAGGATGGGCTTGGTCCGTAAGTGAAAAGTACATTTTGGCATGCGATTCTACGACTCTATATGTTAGGTCTCGGTTCCATGATTTTTTTGTCCGAGGCATGGTGCCACTAGAGCACTATTGGCCAATTAGAGACAACAGCAAGTGCAAATCTCTTAAGTTTGCAGTGGAATGGGGCAACAACAACACTGATAAG GCACAAGCAATAGGGGAAGCTGGTAGCAAATTCATTCATGAGGACATGGACATGGACTACGTATATGATTACATGTTTCATCTACTTAATGAGTATGCAAAACTTCAAAGGTTCAAACCAACTATACCTCAAAATGCTGTGGAGTATTGCCCCGAAACAATGGCATGTGGTGTAGATGGTATACAAAGGAGGTTCATGGAGGACTCAATGGTGAAGTCTCCTAGTGATTCAAATCCATGCACTCTTCCTCCTCCATATGAGCCTATAAACCTACAAGACTTTCTAGAGAAGAAAGCTAGTTCAATAAGGCAGGTAGAAACTTGGGAAGACCAATactgggagaaagaaaaaggggGACAATAA